A window of the Lepus europaeus isolate LE1 chromosome 5, mLepTim1.pri, whole genome shotgun sequence genome harbors these coding sequences:
- the SPSB1 gene encoding SPRY domain-containing SOCS box protein 1: MGQKVPGGIKTVGMRDPVYRPLKQELQGLDYCKPTRLDLLLDMPPVSYDVQLLHSWNDNDRSLNVFVKEDDKLIFHRHPVAQSTDAIRGKVGYTRGLHVWQITWAMRQRGTHAVVGVATADAPLHSVGYTTLVGNNHESWGWDLGRNRLYHDGKNQPSKTYPAFLEPDETFIVPDSFLVALDMDDGTLSFIVDGQYMGVAFRGLKGKKLYPVVSAVWGHCEIRMRYLNGLDPEPLPLMDLCRRSVRLALGKERLSAIPTLPLPASLKAYLLYQ; encoded by the exons ATGGGTCAGAAGGTCCCTGGAGGGATCAAGACTGTGGGCATGAGGGACCCCGTGTACCGGCCTCTAAAGCAAGAGCTGCAGGGCCTGGACTACTGCAAGCCCACGCGGCTGGACCTGCTGCTGGACATGCCCCCCGTGTCCTACGacgtccagctgctccactcgtGGAACGACAATGACCGCTCGCTCAACGTCTTCGTGAAGGAGGACGACAAGCTGATCTTTCACCGGCATCCGGTGGCCCAGAGCACGGACGCTATCAGGGGCAAGGTTGGGTACACGCGTGGGCTGCACGTGTGGCAGATCACGTGGGCCATGAGGCAGCGGGGCACGCAcgctgtggtgggtgtggccacggCCGACGCCCCCCTGCACTCTGTGGGATACACGACCCTCGTGGGAAATAACCACGAGTCCTGGGGCTGGGACTTGGGGCGCAACCGGCTCTACCATGATGGCAAGAACCAGCCGAGCAAAACGTACCCAGCCTTTCTGGAGCCAGATGAGACATTCATCGTGCCGGACTCCTTCCTGGTGGCCCTGGACATGGATGACGGGACCCTGAGCTTCATCGTGGACGGACAGTACATGGGCGTGGCTTTTCGGGGACTCAAGGGCAAAAAACTGTACCCTGTCGTGAGTGCCGTCTGGGGCCACTGCGAGATCCGCATGCGCTACTTGAATGGACTCGATC CCGAGCCTCTGCCGCTCATGGATCTCTGCCGGCGCTCGGTGCGCCTGGCCCTGGGCAAGGAGCGCCTGAGTGCCATCCCCACGCTGCCGCTGCCTGCCTCCCTCAAGGCCTACCTCCTCTACCAGTGA